The sequence below is a genomic window from Denitratisoma sp. DHT3.
TTCCATTTTCACCACCATCATCTCGACGGCGATGATCGCGTCGTCGACGAGCAGGCCCAGGGCGATGATCAGGGAGCCGAACGAGATGCGGTGCAGGGTGACGTCGAAATACTGCATCAGCATCAGGGTACCGCCCAGCACCAGCGGAATCGACAGCGCCACCACCAGGCCGGTGCGCCAGCCCAGGCTGAAGAAGGACACCGCCAGAACCACCAGGATCGCCTCCAACAGGGACTGGATGAACAGGCTCACCGAGTTCTTGACGATGTCGGCCTGGTTGGCGACTTCGCGCACCTCGATGCCGCGCGGCAGCATCGCCTCCAGCGTCTTCATCTGGCGGGCGATGTCGGCGCCCAACGTCACCACGTTGGCGCCCTCGGTCATCACCACGGCGATGCCGATGGCGGGCTTGCCGCCGATGCGCATCCGCGGCTCGCCTGGCTCGGCCAGGCCGCGCCGCACCGTGGCGATGTCACCCAGGCGGAACTGGCGTCCGCCGATGGCGAGGGGACTGTCCCGCACCTCCTCCACGCTCGTCAGGGCGCCGCCGACATCGAGGCGGACGCGGTCGGCGGCGGTATCCACGAAACCGGCCGGGGCGACGGCGTTGCGCCGCACCAAAGCCTGGGAGATCTGGCCGGTGGAGATTCCCAGCGCGGCGAGCCGGCTGGCCGACGCCTCGACGTAGATCTTTTCCGAGCGCACGCCGATCAGATGCACCTTCTTCACCGCCGACACGCGCTTCAGTTCGCGGGCCAGCCGGTCGGCATGGTGCTGCAACTGCGCCAGATCGAAACCCTCGCCGGTGAGGGCGTAGATCAGCACGTCGGTGTTGTCGAACTCGTCGTTGGGGAAGGGCCCGATCACCCCCTCGGGCAGGCTGGGCTTGAGATCGTCCAGCTTCTGCCGCACCCGGGTCCACATCGCCGCCACGTCCTTGGTCGGCACGCTGCCGCTGAGCTGGAAGATGATCTGCGATTCGCCGGGCCGCGACATGGAGTTGATCTCCTCCACGTAGGACACTTCCTGCAGGGCCTGTTCGATGCGATTGGTGACCTGCTGCTCCATCTCGCGCGCGGTGGAGCCCGGCCAGTAGGTCTGGATCGCGATCACCTTGAGGGAGAACACCGGGTCCTCGTCGCGCCCCATGGTGAGGTAGGAGATGACGCCGCCGATGAGCAGCACGGCCATCAGGTACAGCACCATCTGCGGATGGCGCAGCGCCCAGGCGGACAGGTTCGGAGTCCTCATCGCCGGCCGTTCAGAATCTTCTATCGGCGTAGCGCAGCTTCTCCCCGGCGTGAATCTTGTACACGCCTGCCGCCACCACCCGCTCACCCGCCGTCAGGCCGGCACCGACCCAGGCCGCATCGTCGCTCCAGCGCAGCACCTGGACCGGACGCAGACTCACGGCGCCGTCGGCCGCGACGACCCACACCGCCACGCCGCTCTTGCCGGGTTCCTGCTGGAAGATCGCCGTATGCGGCAGGCGCAGCCCGCCATCCTGTGGCTGGTCCAGGCTCACCGTCGCCGTCATGCCCAGACCCACGGCGCCATCGCCGTCGAGCAGGGTCGCCCGGGCGTCGTAGCTGCGCGTGGCGGCGTCCGCCGTGCCGGCGATCTCGCGGATCCGGCCCCGATAGACGCGGCCGGGCACGGCCCAGAGCGTCACCTGGACGGCATCGCCGGGATGCAGGCGGGTCCGCTCGGACTCCGGGATCTGGAAGGCGACTTCGCGCTCGCCCTGCGGCGCCAGGCGCAATACCGGCTGGCCGGGCGCCAGTACCTGGCCGGGTTCCGCCAGCACCGCCGCGACCACGCCGGCGCTGTCGGCCTTCAGGGTGGCGTAGGCGTGCTGGTTGCGCGCCAGGGTCGCCTGCGCCTGCGCCAGGCGGAAGGCGACTTCCTTCGCCTCCAGCGCGGCGGGACTGACGAAATTGCGTTCCCGCAGCTCGCGGAAACGCTTCAAATCGGCCGCCGCCAGATCGCGCTGGGCCTCGGCCTGGGCCAGCTGCTGCGCCGCGTCGGCCTCGTCCAGGCGAGCCAGCGGCTGGCCGGCGCGGACCTGGGCGCCGGCATCCACCAGGCGGGCCAGCAGCTTGCCGCCGACACGGAAAGACAACACGGCCTCATGGCGTGCCCGCACCTCGCCGGCGTAATCGCGCCGGCTCGCCGCCGCGCCGCCACCGACCACCACGGTTTCCACCGCGCGCGCCACTTCCGGCGCCGGCACCGACTTGCCGCAGGCCGCGAGCAGGACGCACAACAGGGGGATCAGCCAGGGCCGCATGGGGAGTCGTCGGGCAAGAAGGTCAGCGCGGCGGGGCCAGCAGGCCGCCGTCGAACAGGAGGGAGAGGAAAGCGCTCAGATAGCTTTCCCTGTCCTGCTCCAGGGCGCTGAGGCTGCCCAGGGAATACTGCCAGATGGAGAGCATGAGCAGGGGCGCGATCAGCACGTCGGTGGTGCTTTCCAGGTCCACCGGGCGGAATTCGCCGGAGGCGATGCCCCGGGCCACGATGCCGCGCAGGAGCTCCCGCGCCCGGGCCGTGACCTTGTCGTGGTAGTAGCGGGCCACCTCGGGGAAATTGCCGGCCTCGGCCACCATGAGCTTGAGGATGCCGACGGAAGCATGCTGGGAGGAATCCTGCCACCACGCCCTGAGCAAGCGCGCCAGGGATTCCCGGGCCGACTCCTGGTGCTGGGCCAGCATCTGCTCGACGTTTTCCATGCCCCGCAGCACATCCTCCTGGATCACGGCCTTGAAAAGGGCTTCCTTGTTGTCGAAGTAGAGGTACAGGGTTCCCTTGGAAACGCCGGCGCGCGCCGCCACGTCGTCCAGGCGGGTGGCGGCGTAGCCCTTTTCCACGAACAGGGTCAGGGCGGCGGCGGCCAGTTCGCCCGGCCGCGCTTCCTTGCGGCGTTGACGGGGACGGGGCGATGGGGTGGGTCGGGTAACCATGCGACGAATTATAACCGAACGGTCAGTAAGGGCGTTTTTTATTTGGTTACAAAGGGTTGTCTGCTGCGAGATGGTCCGCGACGAATGCCGCGAAGCGCGGCGGCAGGGGCGCGTTTTCCAGGCTGCGCTGGGTGAACAGGAAGCGGCCGTCGCAGACGAAGCCCAGTTCCGCCCAATCCACCTGGTTCAGGAGCCGCGCCAGATGCGCGACGTCCGCCTCGGCGCGATGCGGGAAGAGGCCCAGCACGGCGCCGTCGAAATGGGGACTGGGGTGGGTGAAAAAGGGCGCCGCGTTGCGGGTCTTGTGATTGACGTAGATCCGCGGCGCGGCCGAGGCCGGGTGGCGCCGCCCCCACTGCCACCAGTTGCTTTCGTCGAACTTGCGCACACGCCGCGCCAGCAGGGTTTCCTTGAAGGGCTCCAGGTAGGACAGGGACTGGTCGTAGATCATGCGCCGGGTGCGTCCGGTGCGGGCGGTGTGGGAACAGACGAAGTCCGCGTTGCCCAGGGTGTCGTGGGCGAAGATCCGGTCGGCGCCGGAGACCGCCCCCACCTTGACGCTGAACACGCCGGACAGCGGCACGCCGTAACTGCCGCGGGTGAACAGCAGCTGGCCCTGGGCCAGCACCATGCGGCGGCCGTCGCGGGTGCGGTGCGCGGCGTCGCCCTTCTCGAAGCGCCAGATCGCGCAGTTCGGCGTCGCGCCGGCGAAGACGCGGGCATCGCCCAGTTCCTCGAAGTCGGTGATCGTGCCCTGCTCGAACAGCCAGGCGTTGAGCCGCGCCGCGCCGGTGGCCTTGAGAAAGTCGCGCGGCGTGATGAAGATCAGTTCGCCGCCGGGGTTCAGGTGGCGCACGCATTTCTCGATGAAATGCAGATACAGGTTGGCGTGGCCGTCCAAAAGCGGCGAGTCCAGGCGACCGCGGGTTTCCGCCAGGATGTCGCGCGCCTTCACGTAGGGCGGATTGCCGATGATGGTGTCGAAGCGCTCCGCCGCCGGGTAGGCGAAGAAGTCCGCCACCAGCGCCTGGGACGGCGCCTGCCGGGCGTCCTGCTCGATCGCCACGCAGCCGGGCAGCCGCGACGAGAAGGCGCCGTCGCCGCAGGACGGCTCCAGCACCCGGCCCCGGTTTCGGATCAGGCCGAGCATGCGCAGGACGATGGCCGGCGGCGTGAACACCTGGCCGCGGCGGTCGATATCCAGAACAGGGGGCATGGCAGCGAAAGCGGTAGAATCGCGTGTTTTTCCGGCATCCACCGGAGCAATTCAGCGAGGAAGGCAACAGATGCTGGTCGCGTCAAATATTACCATGCAGTTCGGGGCCAAGCCCCTGTTCGACAATGTCTCCGTCAAGTTCGGCGAAGGCAACCGCTACGGCCTGATCGGCGCCAACGGCGCGGGCAAATCCACCTTCATGAAGATCCTCGCCGGCGTGCTGGAACCCTCGGCGGGCAACGTCTCGATCGATCCGGGCGAGCGCATGGCCTTCCTGCGCCAGGACCAGTTCGGCTACGAGGACATGCGGGTGCTGGACGTGGTGATGATGGGCCACGCCGAGATGTGGGCGGTGATGCAGGAGAAGGATGCGATCTACGCCAACCCCGAGGCCAGCGAAGAGGACTACATGCACGCCGCCGAACTGGAGGGCAAGTTCGCCGAGTACGACGGCTACACCGCCGAATCGCGCGCCGGCGAGCTGCTGCTGGGCGTGGGCATCCCCACCGAGCAGCACAACGGCCCGATGCGCGAGGTGGCGCCGGGCTGGAAGCTGCGGGTGCTGCTGTGCCAGGCGCTGTTCGCCAACCCCGAGATCCTGCTGCTGGACGAGCCCACCAACAACCTCGACATCAACACCATCCGCTGGCTGGAGGATGTGCTGAATCAGCGCGAGTCCACCATGATCATCATCTCCCACGACCGCCACTTCCTGAACCAGGTGTGCACCCACATGGCCGACCTGGATTACGGCACGATCAAGGTCTACGGCGGCAACTACGACGACTTCATGGAAGCCAGCACCCAGGCCCGGGAACGCCAGCAGGCGGCCAACGCCCGGGCCAAGGAGCGGGTGGCCGATCTGCAGGATTTCGTGCGCCGCTTTTCCGCCAACAAGTCCAAGGCGCGCCAGGCCACCAGCCGCCTGAAGCTGATCGAGAAAATCAAACCCGAGGACGTGAAGCCCTCCAGCCGCCAGTACCCCTGGATCCGCTTCGAGTACGACGACAAGGACAAGCTCCACCGCCTGGCCGTGGAACTGGACAACGTCAGCTTCGGCTACGACCCCAAGCAGCCCGTGATCAAGGGTTTCTCCACCGCCATCGAGGCCGGCGACAAGGTCGCCATCATCGGCGAGAACGGCGTCGGCAAGACCACCCTGCTGCGCCTCCTGGCCGGCGAGGCGCTGGGGGGCCTCGCGCCCGACTTCGGCAGCATCAAATGGGCCGAGAAGGCCAAGCCCGGCTACTTCGCCCAGGACCACGCCGACGACTTCGCCAGCGGCGAGAGCCTCACCGACTGGATCGTGCAATGGGTGCGCGAAGGCGGCTACGACGGCAACGACGTCGAGACCCTGATCCGCGGCACCCTCGGCCGGCTGCTGTTCTCCGGCGACGAGGTGAGGAAGTCGGTGAAGGTGATCTCCGGCGGCGAGCAGGGCCGCATGCTGTTCGGCAAGCTGATGCTCCTGCGCCGCAACGTGCTGTTGCTGGACGAGCCCACCAACCACCTGGACATGGAATCCATCGAGTCGTTGAACACGGCCCTGGACAAGTTCCCCGGCACCCTGATCTTCGTTTCCCACGACCGGGAATTCGTCTCCTCGCTCGCCACCCGCATCATCGACATCCGGCAGGATCGCAGCATCGTCGATTACCGCGGCACCTACGAGGAGTATCTGGCCAGCCAGGGCATCGAGTGATGAAGTCCCGGCTCGCCGTCCGGATCCTCCGCGCATTCGGCTGGCGCGTCGTCTTCCCGCCGCCGCCGCCCAAGGCGGTGGTGGTGCTCTACCCCCACACCTCCAACTGGGATTTCATCATCGGCATCCTGACCCGTGCCGCCATCGATCTGCCCGCCCACTGGGGCGGCAAGGACACCCTGTTTCGCGGCCCCCTGGGGCCCCTCTTCCGCGCCCTGGGCGGCATCCCGGTGAACCGGCGCGAACGCACCGGCTTCGTCACGCAGATGGCCGCGGCCTTCGACACCCAGGACCGCTTCTATCTGGTGCTGGCCCCCGAAGGCACCCGCAGCCTCACGCCGGGCTGGAAGAGCGGCTTCTACCGCATCGCCCTCGAAGCCGGCGTCCCCCTGGCCCTGGCCTTCATCGACTACGCCCGGCGGGAAGCGGGCATCGCCGAGTACCTCACCCTCAGCGGCGACGAGGCCGCCGACATGGCCCACATCGCCGCCAGCCTGCAGGGCCGGCGCGGCCGGCGTCCGGAACTGGCTTCGCCGGTGAGGCTGCTGTGATCCAGCTGCGCAATCTCGGCTTCGGCCGCGGCGGCGAGCTCCTGGTCGAAGGCGCCTCGCTGCAGGTCCATCCGGGCTGGCGCGTCGGCCTCACCGGCGCCAACGGCTGCGGCAAATCCTCCTTCCTCGCCCTGCTGCGGGGCCAGCTCCACGCCGACCGGGGCGACCTGGAAATGCCGCGGTCCTGGGTGGTGGGGCACGTGGCCCAGGACACACCCGCGCTGCCAGATGCCGCGCTGGACTTCGTGATCGGCGGCGACGAGGAATACGCCGCCATCGCCGCCGAGCTGGCGGCGATGGATGCCGCCCACCATGCCGACGGCGAGCGCATCGCCACCCTCCACGGCCGCCTGCAGGAAATCGACGGCTACGGCGCCCGCGCCCGCGCCGCGGCCCTGCTCCATGGCCTGGGCTTCGCCGACGCCGATCTCGCCCGCCCGGTGGCGGAATTCTCCGGCGGCTGGCGGGTGCGCCTGAACCTGGCGCGGGCGCTGATGTGCCGTTCCGACCTGTTGCTGCTGGACGAGCCCACCAACCACCTCGATCTCGACGCCGTGCTCTGGCTGGAGGACTGGCTGCGCCGCTATCCCGGCACCCTGATCCTGATCTCGCACGACCGCGACTTCCTCGACGCGGTGGTGGAGCGGGTGCTGCACGTGGAGCAGCGGCGCATGACGCTCTACGCCGGCAACTACTCCGCCTTCGAGCGCACCCGCGCCGAGCGCCTGGCGGGGCAGCAGGCCAGCTTCGACAAGCAGCAGCGCCAGATCGCCCACCTGCACAGCTACATCGACCGCTTCCGCGCCAAGGCCACCAAGGCGCGCCAGGCGCAGAGCCGCCTGAAGGCGCTGGACCGGATGGAGCTGATCGCCGCCGCCCACGTCGATGCCCCCTTCAGCTTCGGCTTCCTGGAGCCGGCCGGCATGTCCGATCCGCTGCTGCAACTGGAAGCCGCCGACATCGGCTACGCCGCCGCGCCGCTCTTGCGGCGGATCACCCTCGGGCTGCGTCCCGGCATGCGCCTGGGCCTCCTGGGCCGCAACGGCGCCGGCAAATCCACCCTGGTCAAATGCCTCGCCGGCCTCTTGCCGCCCCTGGCCGGCAAACGCCTCGAAGGCCGCCACCTGGCCATCGGCTACTTCGCCCAGCACCAGCTGGAGCAACTGCGCCCCGACGAATCGCCGCTGCAACATCTGCTGCGCCTGGAACCGCAAAGCCGCGAGCAGGACCTGCGCGACTATCTGGGCGGCTTCGATTTCCGCGGCGACATGGCCACCGAGCCCTGCGGCCGCTTCTCCGGCGGCGAAAAAACGCGGCTCGCCCTGGCGCTCCTGATCCGCCAGCGGCCCAACCTGCTGCTGCTGGACGAACCCACCAACCACCTCGATCTGGAAATGCGCGAGGCCCTGACCCTGGCGCTGCAGGAGACCGAGGCCGCCGTGGTGCTGGTCTCCCACGACCGCCATCTGCTGCGCACCACCTGCGACGAGCTGTGGCGGGTGCACGACGGCGTGGCCGAGCCCTTCGACGGCGACCTCGACGACTACGCCCGCTGGCTGGAGAAGCTGCGCAATGAAGCCGTCACGACCGCCATGGCCGGCACCGACAGCGCGGACAGGACCGCCCGCAAGGAAGCGCGGATGGAGAGCGCCGCCCAACGCCAGGCCCTGCTCGCACAACGCCGCCCCCTGGCGAAGGAGGCGGAGAAACTGGAAAAGCAGCTGGCCGGCTGGCAAGGCGAAAAAACCCTGCTCGACGCGCGCCTGGCCGACCCCGGCCTCTACAGCGGTCCCGACCGCACCCTGATGGAATCCCTGCTCAAGCGCCAGGCGGAGCTCGCCGCCGGCATCGAGGCGGCCGAACTGCGCTGGCTGGAAGTGCAGGCTTCACTGGAAACCCTGCCGGCGGTGGATTGAGGGCGGTCCGCGCTGCGCATCAGGCGCTCCGGACGCTCCGGACACTCAAGCGCCGTCGCTGCGCGCTTGTACCACCAGCTGGTTGATGAAGCTCACCACGGTTTCACCCCGCTGGTTGAAGAGTTCCACGTCCAGCCCCAGTACGCCACGGTCCGGGCGTTTGCTGGAGCGCCGCCGTTCTCCCAGCGTCAATCGCACCCGCAGCCGATCGCCGAGCAGGCCCGGGCGATGAAAGCGCACCTGATCCCACCCGCCCGCCGCGATGACCGCGAATTTCGGCATCGGCGCCGTGTGGCTGAGCCGGATGGCAATGCTCAACAACTGCGCGCCGGCGGCCGACAGCCTGCCGGCGGGCGTCTTGGCCGCCGCGGCCTCGTCCAGATGGATGGGGAACGGATCCCATTGCCGGGCGAACGCCTTGATGTCCTCCGCCGTCAGCTCGAACATCTCCTGCGACAGCCAACTTCCGTCTTGGGCGATGTCTTCGAAATACACCATATATCCTCCGCTGGAATGGAAATTTAGGCTCGCCTCCTTCGCCCCCTCGGGGGGGCGAGTCGGCTCGCTGCGCTCGATGTTACGGGGAACTTCGTGGCAAAAGTGTGCCGTTTGCACCTCCGGCGCGGGCCGCACTTCCTTGGGGCGGGCCGTGTCGCCGTGGTTATCTACTTTCTCAAGATTGAACGATCAGGCATGCCTCGCCTTTATCATCGCGGTTTCACCACGTCACCAAGGTCATCATGAATACGTCCCCGTCTTCCTCCGCGCACGATGCCAACGCTGTCCTGGGTACCTGGAACCTCGTCGCCTTCGAGGTCGAAGCGCAGGCCACGGGCGAGCGCAGGCCGGCGTTCCCCAGCCCGAGCCGGGGCCGGCTGATCGTGCTGCCGGAGGGGATCATGATGGCCCTCATCACCCTGGCGCCTGGTCCGCTGCCCAAGACCGCCGCGGACCAGGCGGCGGCCTTCAACACGATGATCGCCTACTCGGGGCGCTATCGCATCGAGGGCGACCAGTTCATGACGGACGTCGATCTGGCCTGGCACGCCGGCTGGGTGGGCAGCCTGCAGTTGCGCACCTATCGCTTCGTCGGGGAACGACTGGAACTGATCTCGGCCTGGGCGCCCAACCCGGCGCAGCCGGAGCAGATGGGCCGGGGCATCCTCCTCTGGGAACGGGAGTCCTGAAGTCCCGGACCGCCGCCGCGCCGGCTCACGTGCCGCAGAAGGTGCGATAGGCGGCCGTCACTTCGGCGGGGGCCGGCTCGGTATAGGCGGCATCCTCGATCCGGGTCGTGAAGGGTCGTTGCAACACGTCCAGCAGGCGTTCGAAGGGGCCCAGGTCGCCGGATTCCACGGCGGCGGCAAGCGCCTCTTCCACCCGATGATTACGGGGAATCACCCAGGGATTGGCCCGGGCCATGGCCGCCAATAGCTCGGAGCCGCGCCGGGGTTGGCGCTGCCGCCAGCGTTCGTGCCATGCAGCGAATGCCGCATCGTCGGCGTCGTGGAGGTGGCGCTCCGTCTCGGCGACGCCGACGGCAAGGTCGTGAAGCGCACGAAAGGCATTGGTGAAATCCCGCTGCCGGGCGTGCAGCAGGGCGAGGAAATCCTCGGCCAGGGCACGGTCGTCCTCGGGCCGACCCGTGTCGTCCAGACCCAGCTTGGCGCGCATGATTTTCAGATGATGCGCCTCGAAGCGTTCGCTGAAGGCGCTCACCGCGGCCGACGCCTGTTCGACGGCGCGGTCGCTGTCGGCGTCGATCAGCGGCAACAGGGTTTCGGCCAGCCGCGCCAGGTTCCATTGGGCGATCGCGGGCTGGTTGCCATAGGCGTAGCGACCGTGGTGGTCGATGGAACTGAAGACGGCGGCGGGATCGTAGGCCTCCATGAAGGCGCAGGGACCGTAGTCGATGGTCTCGCCGGAGAGGGTCATGTTGTCGGTGTTCATCACGCCATGGATGAAACCGACACCGAGCCAGCGCGCCACCAGATGGGCCTGCCGCTCCACGGCGCCTTCGAGCAGGGCCAGGTAGGGCGCGGGATGTCCGGCGAGTTCCGGGTAATGGCGGGCGATGACGTAGTCGGCCAGGCGCTTCACGGCCTCCGGACCATGGTGGGCGGCGAAGTATTCGAAGGTGCCGACGCGCACGTGGCTCGCGGCCACGCGAGTCAGCACGGCGCCGGGCAGCGGCCGCTCCCGGCGCACCACGCCGCCGCTGGCCACCACGGCCAGGGCGCGGGTGGTGGGAATGCCCAGCGCGGACATGGCCTCGCCGATCAGGTATTCGCGCAGCGCCGGGCCCAGGGCGCACATGCCGTCGCCGTTGCGGGAAAAGGGGGTGCGGCCCGAGCCCTTGAAGGCGATGTCGCGGCGCCGGCCATGGCGGTCGATCACTTCGCCCAGCAGCAGGGCGCGGCCGTCGCCCAGTTGCGGCGAGAAACCGCCGAACTGATGGCCGGCGTAGGCCTGGGCCAGAGGTTCGGCGCCGCAGGGCACCGTGTTGCCGGCCAGCACGGCCAGGCCATCCGGCCCGGCCAGCGCCGCCGGGTCGGCCCCAAGTTCTTCCGCCAGGGGACGGTTCAGGCAGATCAAGGCGGGCCGAGGGGCGGGTGTCGGCTGCCAGCGCACGTAGAACCCTGCCAGATCGCGGGCATAGCTGTTGTCGAAAGTGAAGAATGCGGGAGAAGTCATCGGTGGTCGACGCGGGTTCGGACAGGTTCAGGCCATTTGGCCCATTTGACCCGAAGCTTATCGGGAAAGTGCCAACCCCATTGCGGCCAGGGGCAAAGGGTCCTTCTTTCCGCCCCTGAGATTCGATGAGGCGCGCTCGCGCGGTCGATCTCCTCTGGCGGGATGTTCAGGAGGCAGGGAATGAACTAGATGTCTAGTCCCGCCTGGTTATAAACACGTTTTTTGAACAATTCTGGTTTTTTCTGCTGCCATTCCTTGAGCGCCTGAATGGGAGAACGATGGTTGAGTGCGCGCTGCGGAATCTGCTGGTTGTAGGTTTTTACATAGCGCGCAAGCGTCGTCTCCAACTCAGCGGCTGAAGCAAATCGGGTCTGGCTCACCACCTCACTGATTCGGCCATTGAAACGCTCGACCATCCCGTTGGTCTGCGGGTGGCGTGGCGGGCACAGGCGGTGCTCGATGTTCAGCGCCGCGCAGCGTACATCAAAGACGTGGCGTCCTGTGGGCTCACGCTTTTTGCTTGTGAAGCGGTCGGTAAACTGGCTGCCGTTGTCCGTGAGCAGTTTGACGATCTTCATCGGTGCGGCGCGTTCCAGGCGGTTCAAAAAATCCACGCTGCTACGCTCGCTTTGATCGGCATAGATATGCATGAACACCCAGCGTGTGGCGCGATCGATAGCCACAAACAGGTAGCGCCGCTCTTTTTCGTCGGGCATCTGCGGTAAGTACTTGATATCCATGTGCAGGAAGCCTGGCTCGTAATCCTTGAAGGTTTTGACAGAGGGCTGGATTTCGCCTGCATCGGCCAGTGCCTCGGCTTGTTGTTGGCGCAGGTTGGCCACGCCATGGCGGCGCAAGCAGCGATCCAGTCCCGAGCGCGAGACTTCCGGATTGATGAATTCGCGCACCACAGCCACCAGGTCATCTAACGGCAGCAGCGTCAGGCGCCGTAACGCCACGACAATCGCCTCTTGCGCAGGCGTCAGCGTGGTACAGAGCTTGTGCGGGCGGTGCGATAAATCCTCCGGACTATCGCGCCGCTTCCACTTACGCGCGGTCGCTACGCTGATGTTGTAGCGTTCTGCCAACTCAGCCAGCGATGCGGATGACTGCTTGATCTCTGTTCGCGTTCGAGGGGTCGTTCGGGCTTGGGCGTGGACTTCACTCATGTCGCTTGCTTCGCTTTCAAGGTTTCAATCAGACCACGCATCACTTCTCTTGCTCGAAAGAGTGGCCAGCTACGAAGCGGGATATGATCACACGGGATGCAACAACTAGCCCGGATATTTCACCAGCCCTATGATTTGGGCGCGTAGATATGCTGGACGGGTTGATCGTGATGCGTGTGGAGGCATTTGATCAAATCTTGATCAAATAAGCGAATTTCAGACGGACTTCCCCCAACCCCCGAAGCTCACCATGTCGGGGACGCACTCGGTTGCGGCTATGGAGACGCCAAGGCGTTGGCGGCGATGAAGTAGATATCGCGC
It includes:
- a CDS encoding efflux RND transporter periplasmic adaptor subunit, giving the protein MRPWLIPLLCVLLAACGKSVPAPEVARAVETVVVGGGAAASRRDYAGEVRARHEAVLSFRVGGKLLARLVDAGAQVRAGQPLARLDEADAAQQLAQAEAQRDLAAADLKRFRELRERNFVSPAALEAKEVAFRLAQAQATLARNQHAYATLKADSAGVVAAVLAEPGQVLAPGQPVLRLAPQGEREVAFQIPESERTRLHPGDAVQVTLWAVPGRVYRGRIREIAGTADAATRSYDARATLLDGDGAVGLGMTATVSLDQPQDGGLRLPHTAIFQQEPGKSGVAVWVVAADGAVSLRPVQVLRWSDDAAWVGAGLTAGERVVAAGVYKIHAGEKLRYADRRF
- a CDS encoding TetR/AcrR family transcriptional regulator; amino-acid sequence: MVTRPTPSPRPRQRRKEARPGELAAAALTLFVEKGYAATRLDDVAARAGVSKGTLYLYFDNKEALFKAVIQEDVLRGMENVEQMLAQHQESARESLARLLRAWWQDSSQHASVGILKLMVAEAGNFPEVARYYHDKVTARARELLRGIVARGIASGEFRPVDLESTTDVLIAPLLMLSIWQYSLGSLSALEQDRESYLSAFLSLLFDGGLLAPPR
- a CDS encoding class I SAM-dependent methyltransferase, which translates into the protein MPPVLDIDRRGQVFTPPAIVLRMLGLIRNRGRVLEPSCGDGAFSSRLPGCVAIEQDARQAPSQALVADFFAYPAAERFDTIIGNPPYVKARDILAETRGRLDSPLLDGHANLYLHFIEKCVRHLNPGGELIFITPRDFLKATGAARLNAWLFEQGTITDFEELGDARVFAGATPNCAIWRFEKGDAAHRTRDGRRMVLAQGQLLFTRGSYGVPLSGVFSVKVGAVSGADRIFAHDTLGNADFVCSHTARTGRTRRMIYDQSLSYLEPFKETLLARRVRKFDESNWWQWGRRHPASAAPRIYVNHKTRNAAPFFTHPSPHFDGAVLGLFPHRAEADVAHLARLLNQVDWAELGFVCDGRFLFTQRSLENAPLPPRFAAFVADHLAADNPL
- a CDS encoding ABC-F family ATPase, which gives rise to MLVASNITMQFGAKPLFDNVSVKFGEGNRYGLIGANGAGKSTFMKILAGVLEPSAGNVSIDPGERMAFLRQDQFGYEDMRVLDVVMMGHAEMWAVMQEKDAIYANPEASEEDYMHAAELEGKFAEYDGYTAESRAGELLLGVGIPTEQHNGPMREVAPGWKLRVLLCQALFANPEILLLDEPTNNLDINTIRWLEDVLNQRESTMIIISHDRHFLNQVCTHMADLDYGTIKVYGGNYDDFMEASTQARERQQAANARAKERVADLQDFVRRFSANKSKARQATSRLKLIEKIKPEDVKPSSRQYPWIRFEYDDKDKLHRLAVELDNVSFGYDPKQPVIKGFSTAIEAGDKVAIIGENGVGKTTLLRLLAGEALGGLAPDFGSIKWAEKAKPGYFAQDHADDFASGESLTDWIVQWVREGGYDGNDVETLIRGTLGRLLFSGDEVRKSVKVISGGEQGRMLFGKLMLLRRNVLLLDEPTNHLDMESIESLNTALDKFPGTLIFVSHDREFVSSLATRIIDIRQDRSIVDYRGTYEEYLASQGIE
- a CDS encoding 1-acyl-sn-glycerol-3-phosphate acyltransferase, which encodes MKSRLAVRILRAFGWRVVFPPPPPKAVVVLYPHTSNWDFIIGILTRAAIDLPAHWGGKDTLFRGPLGPLFRALGGIPVNRRERTGFVTQMAAAFDTQDRFYLVLAPEGTRSLTPGWKSGFYRIALEAGVPLALAFIDYARREAGIAEYLTLSGDEAADMAHIAASLQGRRGRRPELASPVRLL
- a CDS encoding ATP-binding cassette domain-containing protein, which codes for MIQLRNLGFGRGGELLVEGASLQVHPGWRVGLTGANGCGKSSFLALLRGQLHADRGDLEMPRSWVVGHVAQDTPALPDAALDFVIGGDEEYAAIAAELAAMDAAHHADGERIATLHGRLQEIDGYGARARAAALLHGLGFADADLARPVAEFSGGWRVRLNLARALMCRSDLLLLDEPTNHLDLDAVLWLEDWLRRYPGTLILISHDRDFLDAVVERVLHVEQRRMTLYAGNYSAFERTRAERLAGQQASFDKQQRQIAHLHSYIDRFRAKATKARQAQSRLKALDRMELIAAAHVDAPFSFGFLEPAGMSDPLLQLEAADIGYAAAPLLRRITLGLRPGMRLGLLGRNGAGKSTLVKCLAGLLPPLAGKRLEGRHLAIGYFAQHQLEQLRPDESPLQHLLRLEPQSREQDLRDYLGGFDFRGDMATEPCGRFSGGEKTRLALALLIRQRPNLLLLDEPTNHLDLEMREALTLALQETEAAVVLVSHDRHLLRTTCDELWRVHDGVAEPFDGDLDDYARWLEKLRNEAVTTAMAGTDSADRTARKEARMESAAQRQALLAQRRPLAKEAEKLEKQLAGWQGEKTLLDARLADPGLYSGPDRTLMESLLKRQAELAAGIEAAELRWLEVQASLETLPAVD
- a CDS encoding MaoC/PaaZ C-terminal domain-containing protein; this translates as MVYFEDIAQDGSWLSQEMFELTAEDIKAFARQWDPFPIHLDEAAAAKTPAGRLSAAGAQLLSIAIRLSHTAPMPKFAVIAAGGWDQVRFHRPGLLGDRLRVRLTLGERRRSSKRPDRGVLGLDVELFNQRGETVVSFINQLVVQARSDGA
- a CDS encoding lipocalin-like domain-containing protein; amino-acid sequence: MNTSPSSSAHDANAVLGTWNLVAFEVEAQATGERRPAFPSPSRGRLIVLPEGIMMALITLAPGPLPKTAADQAAAFNTMIAYSGRYRIEGDQFMTDVDLAWHAGWVGSLQLRTYRFVGERLELISAWAPNPAQPEQMGRGILLWERES